From the Paucidesulfovibrio gracilis DSM 16080 genome, one window contains:
- a CDS encoding DUF1614 domain-containing protein produces MRFVYHSGGPGSFIAFFLFVALLFLLFVVLPANIAAHAAEGLGLTPLQGIVLLVAMVLTRGLEFTVYRSERLVREVIRPETPFAELLRTRGMAGAESIYGEELVPQTFAVALGGLILPLVMSAVFLFRVAHLPNALAWAGLAVVVSSAVCFAATTYRGGMPPKLPVFLPPVCAGLTAVMLPHAEFTAAASFAAAVFGPIVGNGFLPLAVPRMRGRVDTPYLVFGGPQVFWGIFFGCVVAGLVA; encoded by the coding sequence ATGCGATTTGTTTACCATTCCGGCGGACCAGGTTCCTTTATCGCCTTTTTCTTGTTTGTAGCGTTGTTGTTCCTGCTGTTCGTGGTTTTACCCGCCAACATCGCGGCACATGCCGCCGAAGGACTGGGGCTGACTCCACTCCAGGGGATTGTGTTGTTGGTGGCCATGGTTCTGACCCGGGGGCTGGAGTTCACTGTATACCGGAGTGAGCGTCTGGTGCGGGAAGTGATCCGTCCGGAAACACCTTTTGCGGAATTGTTGCGCACGCGGGGCATGGCCGGTGCGGAGAGCATCTACGGAGAGGAATTGGTCCCTCAAACCTTCGCGGTGGCTTTGGGTGGGTTGATTTTACCCCTGGTAATGAGTGCTGTGTTTCTGTTTCGGGTGGCGCACCTGCCGAATGCTCTGGCTTGGGCTGGGCTGGCCGTTGTTGTGTCCTCGGCGGTCTGTTTTGCAGCCACCACCTATCGCGGAGGAATGCCCCCGAAATTGCCTGTATTTTTGCCGCCGGTCTGTGCGGGGTTGACCGCGGTCATGCTGCCCCACGCGGAGTTTACAGCGGCAGCGTCCTTTGCCGCTGCCGTGTTCGGTCCGATCGTGGGGAACGGATTCTTGCCGCTGGCCGTGCCGCGAATGCGCGGGAGGGTGGATACGCCGTACTTGGTCTTCGGCGGACCACAGGTCTTTTGGGGCATCTTTTTTGGTTGCGTGGTGGCTGGGCTTGTGGCGTGA
- a CDS encoding TolC family protein, with amino-acid sequence MHIRTLAVSLALLLVSCGGVWAQQSDAESAQSAPRVFDMKACVERGLEANPAIVAARAQLSGAEYETGSTFTDMLPSTTMGYGYTHKDREPATATSGRRDVWAFHINVSQPLFPGISLLNAFQKGMLQEEQTEAKLEQAELTLIGEIQTTFLGLLQGRMDVKSAEDSVERLKSQLEVTTAYYDVGLKPRLDVLQAETDLASAEQELVKARNRVATREAKLNTLLNLPLEADVEYVGELDERPFAMELKQALTRAYSKRPDIRIGEKSVAIARKDFNIAASDFLPSVDAEWDYYKKGNGMDLEENAAQWSHSGQEYWTAGVNMSYSLGAGGATQVLDALKADENVAQIMAELEKVKLDAGYEVKEALLNIVEARDRIEVAHKSVAAATESYRMALARYQAQVGTNTDVLDAQANVSSSEAELIQALADYQTALSTLYIAMGEKNPGLVTE; translated from the coding sequence ATGCACATACGGACGCTTGCCGTCAGTTTGGCCCTGTTGCTGGTTTCCTGCGGGGGGGTCTGGGCTCAGCAGAGTGATGCTGAATCAGCGCAAAGTGCGCCCCGGGTTTTTGACATGAAAGCCTGTGTGGAGCGCGGTCTGGAGGCCAACCCCGCGATTGTGGCGGCACGGGCCCAGCTTTCCGGAGCTGAATACGAAACCGGGTCCACGTTTACGGACATGCTGCCCTCCACCACTATGGGATACGGCTATACCCATAAGGATCGTGAACCCGCCACGGCAACAAGTGGCCGTCGCGATGTTTGGGCTTTTCATATTAATGTGTCGCAACCACTGTTTCCCGGTATCTCCCTTTTGAACGCCTTCCAGAAGGGCATGCTTCAGGAGGAACAGACCGAGGCGAAACTTGAGCAGGCGGAATTGACGCTTATCGGTGAGATTCAGACAACGTTTCTGGGGCTGCTTCAGGGACGTATGGACGTGAAGAGCGCCGAGGATTCCGTGGAACGGCTCAAGTCGCAGCTGGAAGTGACCACGGCTTACTATGACGTTGGGCTTAAGCCGCGTCTCGACGTGTTGCAGGCTGAAACGGACCTGGCGTCCGCTGAACAGGAGTTGGTGAAAGCCCGTAACCGTGTGGCCACTCGCGAAGCCAAGCTGAATACGTTGCTGAATCTGCCGTTGGAGGCGGATGTGGAGTACGTGGGAGAACTGGACGAGCGGCCTTTTGCCATGGAACTCAAGCAGGCGTTGACCAGAGCCTACTCCAAACGGCCGGATATCCGTATCGGCGAGAAGAGTGTGGCTATCGCCCGTAAGGATTTTAATATTGCGGCCAGCGATTTCTTACCTTCCGTTGATGCCGAGTGGGATTACTACAAGAAGGGCAACGGCATGGATCTGGAAGAAAATGCCGCGCAGTGGAGCCACTCTGGTCAGGAGTATTGGACCGCGGGTGTCAACATGTCCTACTCTCTGGGGGCTGGAGGCGCTACCCAGGTTCTGGATGCGCTCAAGGCCGATGAAAATGTCGCCCAGATTATGGCTGAATTGGAAAAGGTCAAGCTTGACGCCGGGTACGAGGTCAAGGAAGCGCTTTTGAATATTGTCGAAGCGCGGGATCGTATCGAGGTGGCGCATAAGTCCGTTGCCGCAGCCACGGAATCCTATCGTATGGCTTTGGCCCGGTATCAGGCCCAGGTGGGTACGAATACGGATGTCCTTGATGCACAGGCCAA
- a CDS encoding YcaO-like family protein — protein sequence MQYELKLMDTVAGVGCFAALPAPNLSLNQILDHMRAAPYDDFMHRFAVEQLGKLRTRKVEQFLSTVLQDQRKDPVLSALLGEACLSHQRLEKLRPSLDGLDMTMAARNTPGILLRWHLMPQREQHVAWSRHFAANADTHAPLPAPDRAGPDHEGLDLPYDEEELRAVLSWTAAQDIRRRLTDTLPPAQERQPALETALNALRRLQNAGAFATPEMQHKACLSPFARLRHWGFRIVVRNGRNEHSFKGLQTSYGRGMTEEAARASYAMEVAERFSSYASIGKNGIDGLRGNGALVRGTLDDLREQGALDLMALRSEVPYQGQQLHWMAAERVSLHGVEPALVPAQLAYLFCNVDEQNLFGALGSTGLASGNTTEEARLSALCEVLERDADAVHPLNLHHCFRIRTDDPELRTHLDRLEEHGIHVWFQDVTTELGVPCYRSFVTGLRGDVNKGLGCGLSGPRALVSALTETPYPLPGPASAPTPANLPERRVEDLPDLSTGSAAGDLQVLEQTLVANNLSPHYADMTRANLEIPVCRAIVPGLELLNEFDVFSNLCPRLFRNYLLLLKDESSQLSA from the coding sequence ATGCAATACGAATTGAAACTGATGGACACCGTGGCCGGAGTCGGCTGCTTTGCGGCTCTGCCCGCCCCGAACTTGAGCCTGAACCAAATACTGGACCATATGCGTGCCGCACCCTACGATGATTTCATGCACCGCTTTGCCGTGGAGCAGCTCGGCAAACTGCGCACACGCAAGGTAGAACAATTTCTCTCCACCGTATTGCAGGATCAGCGCAAAGATCCGGTGCTCTCCGCCCTGCTCGGCGAAGCCTGCCTTTCTCACCAACGCCTGGAAAAACTTCGCCCCAGCCTGGATGGGCTGGATATGACTATGGCCGCCCGCAACACTCCGGGCATTTTGTTGCGTTGGCACCTGATGCCCCAACGAGAACAGCACGTTGCCTGGTCCCGCCATTTTGCGGCCAACGCCGACACCCACGCGCCGCTCCCTGCACCGGATCGCGCCGGTCCCGACCACGAAGGACTGGACCTTCCATACGATGAAGAGGAACTCCGGGCCGTCCTTTCCTGGACTGCCGCCCAAGATATTCGCCGCAGGCTGACCGACACGCTCCCTCCGGCCCAGGAACGGCAACCCGCCCTAGAGACCGCGCTCAATGCGCTCCGGCGACTCCAAAACGCCGGCGCTTTTGCCACCCCGGAAATGCAACACAAAGCCTGCCTCAGCCCCTTTGCCCGCCTACGGCATTGGGGATTTCGCATCGTCGTTCGCAATGGACGCAACGAGCACTCTTTCAAGGGACTGCAAACGAGCTATGGACGCGGAATGACAGAAGAAGCAGCACGAGCTTCCTACGCCATGGAAGTGGCGGAACGCTTTTCGTCCTATGCCTCCATCGGAAAAAACGGCATTGACGGCCTGCGTGGCAACGGCGCTCTTGTTCGCGGAACCTTGGACGACCTGCGGGAGCAAGGTGCCCTGGATCTCATGGCGTTGCGCTCGGAAGTACCGTATCAGGGACAGCAGCTCCACTGGATGGCGGCGGAACGGGTTTCGCTCCATGGAGTGGAACCGGCCCTGGTTCCGGCACAGCTGGCCTATCTTTTCTGTAATGTAGATGAACAAAATTTATTCGGCGCACTGGGATCCACAGGACTCGCCTCGGGCAATACCACGGAAGAAGCCCGGCTCTCGGCTCTGTGCGAAGTGCTGGAACGAGACGCGGACGCGGTACACCCCCTGAACCTGCACCACTGCTTCCGTATCCGCACGGATGATCCAGAGTTGCGGACACATCTGGACCGACTGGAAGAACACGGCATCCATGTCTGGTTCCAGGACGTGACCACGGAACTCGGTGTTCCATGCTACCGATCCTTTGTTACGGGGCTGCGCGGTGACGTGAACAAGGGGCTGGGCTGCGGACTCAGCGGTCCCCGGGCTCTTGTTTCCGCACTCACGGAAACACCGTATCCCCTGCCTGGCCCGGCCAGCGCTCCCACGCCCGCGAACCTGCCGGAACGACGAGTGGAAGACCTTCCCGATCTTTCCACCGGCAGCGCCGCAGGCGATCTCCAGGTGTTGGAACAGACCCTTGTAGCCAACAACCTTTCCCCCCATTATGCGGACATGACCCGCGCCAACCTGGAAATCCCCGTATGCCGCGCCATTGTCCCTGGA
- a CDS encoding arylesterase: MASARTIACFGDSLTEGFGLVTKHALPAVLEGLLREQGYDVTCRNMGVSGETSEDGLRRIKPVLKLKPCVCIVAFGANDFFLGTEPGETEANLAAMLDGLKACNIAPILAGVACFPEFGDEYKKQFDAVFPELARRYAIPLLPDLLGTYLHDPDNTLIDQLHPNEQGVRNMARALAPIAAKVLDETA, encoded by the coding sequence ATGGCGTCCGCCCGCACCATCGCCTGTTTCGGCGACAGCCTCACCGAAGGCTTCGGATTGGTAACCAAGCACGCCCTTCCCGCTGTGCTGGAGGGGCTGCTTCGAGAACAAGGATACGACGTAACCTGTCGCAACATGGGGGTTTCCGGGGAAACATCGGAAGACGGTCTGCGCCGCATCAAACCCGTACTCAAGCTCAAGCCATGCGTCTGCATCGTTGCTTTCGGCGCCAACGACTTCTTCCTCGGCACCGAGCCGGGCGAAACCGAAGCAAACCTTGCCGCCATGCTCGACGGCCTGAAGGCCTGCAACATTGCGCCGATCCTGGCCGGAGTTGCCTGCTTCCCGGAATTTGGGGATGAATACAAGAAGCAGTTCGATGCCGTGTTTCCGGAGTTGGCCCGGCGGTATGCCATCCCGCTCCTGCCCGACCTTTTGGGAACCTACCTCCACGATCCGGACAACACCCTCATCGACCAACTGCACCCCAACGAGCAAGGTGTTCGCAACATGGCCCGGGCGCTGGCTCCCATCGCGGCAAAAGTACTGGACGAAACCGCCTGA
- a CDS encoding MogA/MoaB family molybdenum cofactor biosynthesis protein, with protein MPTTKHQVQLEHAVSKGERVEIDWTHKESLRAGTLLCDDHGPVLRAVGFHLEPGEPERPGRALRLFAAQRDLTPGLWEGLHVERRGWSVAWVTLSDKGARGERIDTAGPLVGEMLGEHLDVSLTMGYLLPDDQSSLQLLLMDLAWGQGVDLIVTTGGTGVAPRDVAPDATLRVIEKRLPGMERAMTSESLAKTPHAMISRAVAGTLGLSLIINLPGSPKAVRECLGVVLPALRHTLEKLHGDPSDCGGA; from the coding sequence ATGCCCACAACCAAGCATCAGGTGCAGCTTGAACATGCCGTCTCCAAGGGAGAGCGCGTCGAAATTGATTGGACGCACAAAGAATCCCTGCGGGCCGGTACATTGCTTTGCGACGACCATGGGCCAGTATTGCGGGCCGTGGGATTTCATTTGGAACCAGGAGAGCCGGAGCGTCCGGGCCGGGCGTTGCGTTTGTTTGCCGCGCAACGGGACTTGACCCCGGGGCTTTGGGAAGGTCTTCATGTTGAGCGTCGGGGGTGGTCTGTGGCCTGGGTTACGCTCAGCGACAAGGGCGCTCGCGGTGAGCGGATCGATACTGCAGGCCCGCTTGTGGGTGAAATGCTCGGGGAACATCTCGACGTTTCCCTTACGATGGGCTATCTTTTGCCGGACGATCAAAGTTCTTTGCAGTTATTGCTGATGGATCTGGCCTGGGGGCAGGGGGTAGACCTCATTGTGACCACAGGTGGAACCGGTGTGGCTCCTCGTGACGTGGCCCCGGACGCGACCCTGCGGGTTATTGAGAAGCGTCTGCCCGGAATGGAACGGGCAATGACGTCGGAAAGCCTCGCCAAAACCCCGCACGCCATGATTTCCCGAGCCGTAGCCGGTACGCTGGGGCTATCGCTGATTATAAATCTGCCGGGAAGTCCCAAGGCCGTACGGGAGTGTCTGGGCGTCGTGCTTCCGGCATTGCGGCATACATTGGAAAAACTCCACGGCGATCCTTCAGATTGTGGCGGAGCCTGA
- a CDS encoding DUF523 domain-containing protein has protein sequence MCLKIGISRCLLGERVRYDGGERGEPVLVEAMQRAARLVPLCPEVECGMSIPREPAEIGGSVFCPTFVGLRTGRNYTVQLMEWVLPRIERFVREPVHGMVLKSNSPSCACVTPKPIWHPENTPGMGWSLGLFARAFQERFPRIPMADEVVLQHPGNRNIFLERVRKYAASVAEEA, from the coding sequence ATGTGTCTGAAAATCGGTATCAGCCGGTGTCTGCTGGGTGAACGTGTACGATATGATGGCGGTGAGCGTGGCGAGCCTGTGCTGGTGGAAGCAATGCAGCGCGCGGCCCGGTTGGTTCCCCTGTGTCCCGAGGTGGAGTGCGGGATGTCCATCCCTCGGGAGCCTGCGGAAATTGGGGGGAGCGTATTTTGCCCCACTTTCGTAGGGTTGCGTACCGGGCGGAATTATACCGTGCAACTGATGGAATGGGTGTTGCCCCGAATTGAGCGGTTCGTAAGGGAACCGGTGCATGGCATGGTTTTGAAAAGCAACTCTCCCAGTTGCGCCTGCGTCACTCCAAAGCCGATTTGGCATCCTGAAAACACTCCCGGGATGGGCTGGAGCCTGGGACTGTTCGCTCGCGCCTTTCAGGAGCGCTTCCCTCGTATTCCCATGGCAGATGAAGTGGTGTTGCAGCATCCCGGCAATCGAAATATTTTTTTGGAACGCGTAAGAAAGTATGCGGCATCCGTAGCAGAGGAGGCATGA
- a CDS encoding response regulator, with translation MSSGNAEQTRRILLAEDSADNVLIIQLYLKNHPYVIDVAENGRDAVQMFGERAYDLVLMDIQMPGMDGYEATERIRELEQKKGNESVPIIAVTAHASEEIRRRVLDCGGDAYITKPVPKARLVEAIQTALESRQEAGQETNSSS, from the coding sequence ATGTCGAGCGGCAATGCGGAACAGACCAGGCGGATTTTACTTGCCGAGGATAGTGCCGACAACGTCCTGATTATACAATTGTATCTTAAGAACCATCCGTATGTGATCGACGTGGCGGAAAATGGCCGGGATGCCGTGCAGATGTTCGGTGAAAGAGCGTATGATCTGGTATTGATGGACATCCAGATGCCCGGCATGGACGGATACGAGGCCACGGAACGCATTCGCGAACTGGAACAGAAAAAGGGAAACGAGTCCGTACCCATTATCGCTGTAACCGCGCACGCCTCTGAGGAAATTCGTCGCCGCGTGCTGGACTGCGGTGGCGATGCATACATCACCAAGCCGGTGCCCAAGGCTCGGTTGGTGGAGGCGATCCAAACCGCTCTGGAGAGCCGTCAGGAAGCGGGACAGGAAACCAATTCTTCTTCTTGA
- the rfbA gene encoding glucose-1-phosphate thymidylyltransferase RfbA, translated as MKGIILAGGSGTRLYPLTRAMSKQLLPVHDKPMIYYPLSTLMLAGIREILIISTPTDLPRFRELFGDGSQLGLSLSYVEQPSPDGLAQAFLLGEDFIGNDTVCLVLGDNVFYGQGLPTILEDCARLKKGGIVFAYPVKDPKRYGVVAFDKHKTVTCIEEKPEQPKSRYAVTGLYFYDNDVVGMARELKPSSRGELEITDLNNLYLRRGDLRVETMGRGFAWLDMGTHDSLLQAANYVDVIQKRQGLIISCIEEIAYRKGYIDENQLRTLAAPMLKNAYGQYLLEVIRDVEEGVASRY; from the coding sequence ATGAAAGGCATCATCCTGGCCGGAGGCTCCGGTACGCGGCTCTACCCTCTCACCAGAGCCATGAGCAAACAGCTCCTGCCGGTGCACGACAAGCCCATGATCTACTACCCGCTTTCAACGCTTATGCTGGCCGGGATTCGTGAAATCCTGATCATTTCAACCCCAACGGATCTGCCTCGCTTCCGGGAACTGTTCGGCGACGGTTCCCAACTCGGCCTTTCACTATCCTACGTGGAGCAACCCAGCCCGGACGGATTGGCACAGGCCTTCCTTCTTGGCGAAGATTTCATCGGGAATGATACGGTTTGCCTTGTGCTCGGCGATAACGTTTTTTATGGGCAGGGGCTTCCGACCATTTTGGAGGACTGCGCCCGGCTTAAAAAGGGCGGCATCGTCTTTGCCTACCCGGTCAAGGATCCCAAACGGTATGGCGTGGTTGCCTTCGACAAACACAAAACCGTGACCTGCATCGAAGAAAAGCCCGAACAACCTAAATCCCGATACGCAGTCACGGGACTCTACTTTTATGACAATGATGTCGTGGGGATGGCCCGGGAGCTAAAGCCTTCGTCCCGCGGTGAGCTGGAGATCACGGACCTGAACAACCTCTACCTCAGACGGGGCGACCTCCGAGTTGAGACCATGGGCCGCGGCTTTGCGTGGCTTGACATGGGAACCCACGATTCCCTGCTTCAAGCCGCCAACTACGTGGACGTGATCCAAAAACGGCAAGGGTTGATCATTTCCTGCATTGAAGAGATTGCCTACCGTAAGGGGTACATTGATGAAAACCAATTGCGAACCTTGGCTGCCCCCATGCTCAAGAATGCCTACGGCCAATACCTGCTGGAGGTCATCCGCGACGTAGAAGAAGGCGTTGCCAGCCGATACTAA
- the rdgC gene encoding recombination-associated protein RdgC → MGILSASTGLTRYRIMDEVNNELLRDVPRLLKQYHFLDIDDSAEERSFGWTNIDDMLDVDWNQSPPEKGHYMTFTLRLETRRVQPAVFKKHLQIALKKEMAQAKEQGKNFISRARKQEIKEQVMLRLRARSLPIPAVFDVVWNTQTHRLYLDTTNAKACALFEDHFYNTFELRLEPLTPFFLAMDQLGEDAAKTLENLEPSIFI, encoded by the coding sequence TTGGGCATTCTTTCCGCCAGTACGGGTCTGACCCGATACCGCATCATGGACGAAGTGAACAACGAGTTGCTGCGCGACGTTCCGCGCCTGCTCAAGCAATATCATTTCCTGGACATCGACGATTCCGCCGAGGAGCGTTCGTTCGGCTGGACCAATATCGACGACATGCTCGACGTGGACTGGAACCAATCGCCACCGGAAAAAGGACATTATATGACCTTTACGCTGCGGCTGGAAACCAGAAGAGTCCAGCCTGCCGTGTTCAAAAAACACCTTCAGATTGCACTGAAAAAGGAAATGGCCCAGGCCAAGGAGCAGGGGAAAAACTTCATTTCCCGGGCCCGCAAACAGGAAATCAAAGAGCAGGTTATGCTGCGGCTGCGTGCCCGCTCACTGCCGATCCCGGCAGTGTTCGACGTGGTCTGGAACACCCAGACCCACCGCCTCTACCTGGACACCACCAACGCCAAAGCCTGTGCCTTGTTCGAAGACCATTTTTACAACACCTTCGAACTTCGCCTGGAACCGCTAACCCCGTTTTTCCTGGCCATGGACCAATTGGGCGAAGACGCGGCCAAGACTCTTGAAAATCTCGAACCCTCCATTTTCATTTAA
- a CDS encoding PilZ domain-containing protein, with amino-acid sequence MNIKKLLGKLHPGENESRSGSSRSPKKKNPAGEYAIYLPGESSSGPAASATPPSAQTDTADTPPDSSLDVSLPAQRPDGRPERRHCFRVRYDGLLCRIKELQKTVRVHDISATGLGLRHTGKRIKAGTRLHLVLGIEGKALLKGVILRVVRHEQGILGGAFEELDRHQEAAVAQLVLEAQKQQRQKKASASPATHP; translated from the coding sequence ATGAACATAAAGAAACTGTTGGGAAAACTTCATCCAGGCGAAAACGAATCCCGCTCCGGCTCTTCTCGGTCTCCCAAAAAGAAGAACCCGGCGGGCGAATACGCCATTTATCTGCCGGGTGAATCCTCTTCCGGTCCCGCAGCTTCCGCAACGCCTCCCTCCGCGCAGACGGATACAGCGGACACTCCCCCCGATTCCTCGCTTGACGTCTCGCTTCCCGCACAACGCCCTGACGGCAGACCCGAGCGGCGTCATTGTTTCCGAGTCCGTTATGACGGCCTGCTCTGCCGCATCAAAGAGCTGCAAAAGACTGTTCGCGTCCACGACATAAGCGCCACAGGACTGGGATTGCGGCATACGGGAAAACGCATCAAAGCCGGCACGCGGCTTCACCTGGTTCTTGGAATTGAGGGGAAAGCCCTGCTCAAAGGGGTGATTCTTCGGGTTGTACGCCACGAACAGGGCATTCTTGGAGGGGCATTTGAAGAGTTGGACCGCCACCAGGAAGCTGCAGTAGCCCAGCTCGTCCTTGAAGCACAGAAGCAGCAGCGCCAAAAAAAAGCTTCCGCTTCCCCTGCCACGCATCCTTGA